A stretch of DNA from Fusobacterium sp.:
AAGAAAAGATTTTTCCTTTACTTGATGGGAAAAAATATTCAGTTGAAAAATATAATGGTGAATGTTCCTATGAAAATGTTGATAAAATACTGAAAAATATAATAAATAAAAAAATCGACCTTATTCTTGGAATAGGTGGAGGAAAAGCTATAGACACAGCAAAGATAGCAGCATTTAGATTAGGGATAGATATATTTACTATCCCTACTATTGCTTCTACCTGCTCTGCTACATCTGCCTTATCAGTGGTATATAATGATGATGGGAGTTTTAAAGAATTTTTTGACTTCCCTTCTCCTCCTAAAAAAACCTTTATAGATTTGAAAACTATAAAAGCTGCTCCTGAAAAATATATCTGGGCTGGTATGGGAGACACACTTGCTAAGTTTTATGAGGTTAGAATGAAATATGAATATGTTTCCAGCAAAAATAATGGAAAGATGAACTATCCAAATACTCTGGGAAAAGAAATAAGTCATCTATGTGGCTCTGTAATACTCGAAAATGGTATTTTTGCTTATTTCAGTGAAAATATCAATGAAGAATTTAAAAAAATTGTTCTAGCCATAATAGTAAATACTGGAATGGTTTCTAATTTAGTGGAAGAATTTCTTAATGGATCTATTGCTCATTCTGTTTTTTATGGTCTTACTTTGCTTCCTTCACTAGAAAAAGAACATCTTCATGGAGAGGTGGTAGCATTTGGTATACTTGTTCAGCTCCTTCTTGAAGGAAAAAAAGAAGAATTTGAACAGCTTCTTCCTTTTTACAAGAAATTATCTTTTCCAACAAAATTATTAGAAATAGTGAAAAAAGAGGAATTTGAAAAGATGGAAGATAAAGTCCTCTGGGCTATTTTGACAGGACCTGATATAATAGACATGGAATTCAATATAAATAAAGAAAATTTAAGAAAAGTACTTTTTTCATTGTAGGGGGTAAAAATGAAATGTTTTATTGCAGATAAATTTAAAGAAAGAAATTACTCTATGGGAAATAAAAAAGGATCAAAAACCTGCTCTCTCCCTCTTATTAATCTTGGAATAGGAGATTTAGATATACATACTGATGAACATCTGATTGAGCTAACTATGGCTGATGCTAAAAAAGGGCACACTCACTACACTGATTCATATGGTTATCTTGAATTAAGAGAAGAAATATGCAGATACCATAAAGAAAACTTTAAAAATTATGATTTTTCTCCTAAAGATATTATGATAACTACTGGAGCATGTCATGCACTTTATCTTGTATTTAAAAGTATTCTTAATAAAGGAGAAGAGGCAATACTTCTTGCACCTTTTTTTCCAGTGTATGCTGACCAGATAAAATTATCTGATGGAGTTCCTGTAATTGTAGAAACAAAAATTGAAAATAATTTCCAAATAATAAAAGAAGATTTAGAAAAAGCAATAACACCAAAAACAAAGTGTATAGTTGCAAATTCTCCATCTAACCCCACTGGTGTTTGCTACAGTATAGAAAGTATGAATGTCATCAAAGAAATCTCTGAAAAATATGACCTTTTGGTTATTGCTGATGATGTTTATGATTTTTATTCATATGAAAAAACTTTTATTCCAATCATCACTTTAGATGGAATGAAAGAAAGAACTATATCTGTATGTAGTTTTTCTAAAAATTTTGCTATGACTGGTTGGAGAATCGGATATGCTATTTCTCAAGTTCCTGAACTCATAAGTTGTATTAACTATATAAATGAAGCCATTATTTACAGTGCACCTGCTGTATCTCAAAGATGTGCTATCCATGCTCTTAAAAACTTTGAAAAACAGAGAAAGAAACTTGTTCCTATATTTAAAGAAAGAGTTGAATACTGCTATGAGAGAGTAAAAAAAATATCCTTCCTTGACTGTTTCAAAGCACAAGGAGGAATATACCTATTTTTAAATATTGAAAAAACTGGAATGACTTCTGAAGAATTTACAGATTTTCTTTTAGAAAAATGTAATATAATAGTTGTAAATGGTACTCCTTTTGGAGTAAAGGGATTTGTAAGAATAGCTTGTACTCTTGAAATATCAAAACTTGCAGAAGCTTTTGACAGGATAGAGAATATGATATCTTTATAAAAAACTAAAGAAGCTGACTGAATTTATATTTAGAGCAGCTTTTTTTATTCTTAATAAATTTTAATTTTTATATAAATTTATCCTAAAATCCTTTGCCACTTTTTCAGTACTGAGATTTTCTCCTCTAAGATATACTAATTTTAAGTCTTCTTCTAGTATTTCAGTATTACTGTTTCTCCATTTAATAAGATTCTCTTTGCTTAAGGCATTAATTGATTTTATTATTAATTCTTTTTCAGGGAAAGTGTGAATTATATAAAATGAATTTTGAAATTTTTCAATAATATTTTTCAAAGTTTTATATACTTCTTCTTTTTCAAAAAACATTAGAATTCCTTCAAATATAAATATTCCTCTTCCTGTTGGAAATTTATCCCAGAATCCAGCTTCTAAAATATTTCCTGAAATATTATACTCATTTGGATATGAAGAAACCATTTCTTTTCTATAGTCTATTACTTCTGGAAGATCAATATTATACCAAGGTATATTTTTTGTCTCCAATCTTCTATTACGAAAGTCCAGTCCACAGCCTATATTAAAAATAAAATCTATTTTCTCTTTACTTAAAATTTCAATTAAAAATTTATCAATATCCAGTGTTCTTTTTATTATTCTTTCAAAGGATTCTTTGTCAATATCTATATCTTTCAGTTCATCTTTTATAATATCAGGATTATTTTTAAAAAAATTTACTGCCTCTCCATCATATATTCTTTTATCATTAATTGATTCTTTATACTTAAAATATAATGGTATAAAAAAAGTTTTTGATAAATTTTTCATTTTCATTTTCCTCCTTTATTGTCTAATATTTATACCATATGATAACACAAATTACTTTGATTTTAAAATAATTTTATCTTAAAAATTATTTTAATTTTAGCAAATAAAAAAGAACAGCTTACATACAAAGATATCTTTTAGCTGTTCTCATTATTTTTATTTATTCGTGTCATTCCCTTTTCAAATTTCACTGCAAGTATATCAGGATCATGAGTTAAATCAGACAATTCAACTATTCCTCTTTGAGTAATATGATCAAATACAAGTTCATATCCTCTTTCTTCTGCCAGCTGTCTTATAAATTCTCTCTGGGTTCTTCCATTTCCATCTCTAAAAGGATGAAGAGCATTTATGTCCAACATTGTCTCAGCAAGTTTTAAAGCAAGTTCTGACTTATCAGTTATATTTTTAAAATAATCAGCATCTTTTATTTTTTTAAAAACTGTTTCACCATATGCTTCTATATGT
This window harbors:
- a CDS encoding iron-containing alcohol dehydrogenase family protein, with amino-acid sequence MFENFSFTSYFIDKNIWNCLKNEIILYDNILIITGENSFNSIEEKIFPLLDGKKYSVEKYNGECSYENVDKILKNIINKKIDLILGIGGGKAIDTAKIAAFRLGIDIFTIPTIASTCSATSALSVVYNDDGSFKEFFDFPSPPKKTFIDLKTIKAAPEKYIWAGMGDTLAKFYEVRMKYEYVSSKNNGKMNYPNTLGKEISHLCGSVILENGIFAYFSENINEEFKKIVLAIIVNTGMVSNLVEEFLNGSIAHSVFYGLTLLPSLEKEHLHGEVVAFGILVQLLLEGKKEEFEQLLPFYKKLSFPTKLLEIVKKEEFEKMEDKVLWAILTGPDIIDMEFNINKENLRKVLFSL
- a CDS encoding aminotransferase class I/II-fold pyridoxal phosphate-dependent enzyme, with translation MKCFIADKFKERNYSMGNKKGSKTCSLPLINLGIGDLDIHTDEHLIELTMADAKKGHTHYTDSYGYLELREEICRYHKENFKNYDFSPKDIMITTGACHALYLVFKSILNKGEEAILLAPFFPVYADQIKLSDGVPVIVETKIENNFQIIKEDLEKAITPKTKCIVANSPSNPTGVCYSIESMNVIKEISEKYDLLVIADDVYDFYSYEKTFIPIITLDGMKERTISVCSFSKNFAMTGWRIGYAISQVPELISCINYINEAIIYSAPAVSQRCAIHALKNFEKQRKKLVPIFKERVEYCYERVKKISFLDCFKAQGGIYLFLNIEKTGMTSEEFTDFLLEKCNIIVVNGTPFGVKGFVRIACTLEISKLAEAFDRIENMISL
- a CDS encoding class I SAM-dependent methyltransferase, coding for MKNLSKTFFIPLYFKYKESINDKRIYDGEAVNFFKNNPDIIKDELKDIDIDKESFERIIKRTLDIDKFLIEILSKEKIDFIFNIGCGLDFRNRRLETKNIPWYNIDLPEVIDYRKEMVSSYPNEYNISGNILEAGFWDKFPTGRGIFIFEGILMFFEKEEVYKTLKNIIEKFQNSFYIIHTFPEKELIIKSINALSKENLIKWRNSNTEILEEDLKLVYLRGENLSTEKVAKDFRINLYKN
- a CDS encoding Fic/DOC family protein gives rise to the protein MGDKYVYLGTKILVNKLNIKDRKLLEKKEKNLSGARLLELRLKNNMKKTFDFNYLKKLHRHIFQDIYSWAGTVRDVNIAKGKSLFCLVEHIEAYGETVFKKIKDADYFKNITDKSELALKLAETMLDINALHPFRDGNGRTQREFIRQLAEERGYELVFDHITQRGIVELSDLTHDPDILAVKFEKGMTRINKNNENS